GATTCACGTGGATAAGAATGAAATCAAGAGAGCGCTAGCTAGGATCACACGCCAATAGCATAAGGAAGGAAGGAATGAGCGAGCGAACCTTGAGGAAAACATCGCCGATGGGCTTCTTTGTGTGGCTCTCCGTCGTTGGTCGCAACCCCCGCCACCGCCCTCACTCGTCGCACATCGCGCTGTGGCCACGGTCGGGGCTGCCCTTCCGTCCGGTCGACCGGTCGAGCATGTGGCGATCAAGCAGGACACGAGGAGGAGGTAGCGGATTTATGGTGACGGATCGGGGTAGCGGGGCCAAGTGTGGGTTGTTGGGTTGTTGCGCCTGTGGGCATGGCAGGCGGGGGTGGGGGCGGGCGGAGGGATCATGAGCTAGAGGGGGAGATCGTGGAGGGAGTGGGCAGTTTGGAGGGAGATCGTGGGGGATTCCTTTGCGCGAGCGTCTGGGAGTGAGCGGGTGCTCCTGAGATGGCCTAGATCAACGATGAACAGGAGAGCATGGGACGGAGACGGCGCTAGCAGGAAGAGCTAGAGGCCAAGGGCTCGCTGGGCAGAGAAACCAAGAGAGACTGACCCTAAAGCCAAGCTGGGTCAGGGTAAGAAGCGTGCGGCCTCCTGGTAGCTACTTGGGCTGCACCAAAGAAACACAGCCCACGTGACCTATGTCGTCGTCACGGCTTGCACATTTTTATGACCATATCGGCCAGCCAACATAGCTTCTACCGGTTTATAAGCCTTCCTTCTTCAGAGAAAGCAATCGTGGTCAAATGCTCCTGCCAGTATCAAATTGAGGCAACCTTTTGCGTGAGCAGACATGGGTCCGGTGTGTGCACAACTAAGGGTGGCTGTCACGTGGGCGCCCGTAGTCTGCAATGTGGGCCCAACGTCCGGAGTGTGTGATGGTTTGCACGATAGGAATGGCTGAATGGGAATGGGGGATTTTGTCACATGGGACCGGAGTGCCCCAAGTCAGGAGTTGCTCGACGTCCCGCGTCACAGAATGTGATGGTTTGCTGGACAGCAGCGACGGAGGAGCCATTATGGCTTAGTGTGGCATCAGTCATACCTTACTTTTAATAACACTCATATCTTCTACTATAACAACAAAATAAGACGTGGTGTGGTGGATATGTGTCTCTAATCTAGCAATAGGTCTTGAGTTTGATTCACAATTCTTACAAATTTTATTTTTTACTGCCAAACAGGGACGAGGGCAAAACAGGAAATGAAAAAAGGCAGAACAGAAAATGGCAGGCtacccttacagccttaataagtagtagagattatcaAGTTATTCgtaaatattgttaaatcatttAAGGATGCGTCGCCTAGTTGACGAATAGATTTCAGATACAAGGGGTTTGATCCACCGCACGAAAAGCAAATATAAGAATACCACACTTGGTCCAGAAAATCCCACTCTAGTATTTTCCCCCATTTTTTCAGTCCAAAAGGAAAAGAATATGGTGTGGCTGTGGCTGTGTGATCACAACGTACGGGTGGGTGCAGCTCTGTGTAGAATAAATCGGGTACTCATAGTACACGGTTGTAAAGAAACCTCCAAAATAATCACGGTCACGGGATGATGGACTGgatttagggcctgtttgtttaccccatggattatataatctggattatttttggaggattatataatctggattatataatctgagtagtcatgtttgtttacccagattatttgagttgttaataggattcttttgtatgaggaagACAAGAATGCCCTCTATATTTGTACTAGGTCGAACCAGACAAGGGCACCTGGAgcccggcggctagggttaggaggAGTCGAGGAGGAATTATGCTGGATTTGCTAGTCGCTGGATGCCGGataggcgcaaaaacgattcggtggattataatggcattggtgggtaatttctaggaaacttgaaagggtagtggggaagtgggaaaaaaataatctgaaataagcacctcctcacttgcttatggattatcataatctaaagggttagattatataatctggacaaataagctagactgtttgtttgcctcttaggattatttaattaagattatataatctgggggtaaacaaacaggcccttaagaTTAGGGACCCATTAAACCAGAATCATACACCTCATCGATATAGCTTTATTTCCCTTGCCCTTTTCCAGGGCACACCCCCTCCAGCTCTCCGCCGTCGGCCATGGGTCAAGCCTGGGGTAATCTCCAAGATAGGCTCCAAGGTAACCCGCCCCTCAACTCAATCGTGTGGATTCCCATCTTATTCGCAGCGATCGTCCCCAGTCTCGCGAACAGTCGAATCGCTAGAGATGAACGACGAATCGATTCGGTGCagggcggcggtggaaggagcacCAGGTGAGGAAGATCACCGACAAGGTGTTCGACCGCCTCACGGAGGACGCCCAGAAGCGCGACAAGGAGGCCCTCAGATTCGAGGAGGTCTACATCGCCGTCCTCTGCGTCTACAAGTACAGAAGCGAAGCGGGCCGTATGCTACCTCGTAACACCCTGCAGTTTTCATCTGTTTCTGACTGATTGGTGCCGTTCTTGTCGGTGGCAGTGACATCAATAAGTACTTGCCGGGGCCGCACCACGACCCCCCGTCCAAGGAGAAGCTCAGGGCCATGATGGAGGTAACCACATCCTTCTCCTTCGTTTAGATTTTGCTGTTTCAGTATGGCCAATCGAATATCGTGTTCTTCCGGCTGTTCCTTGAACTGGAAGCAAAGTGTTCTTGATTTATGTGTTTAATTATGGTCACAAAGTCAGTGATTTGATTTGGAAGTCTAGAAGTAATTATTGTTTTTTCCCCTTGTCGAGATCCCAGTTGCTTCAGCTGCCACAGCCTACAGGTAGTTCTTGGGTTGAGTCATTGAGTGTGGTTTATCACTGGCTTGGTTCCTGCAACGCGCAGGAGTACGACGTGAACCTGGACGGGCTCCTGGACCGCGAGGAGTTCGCGGAGTTCATCCGGAAGCTGACCGCGGACTCGCTGTGCTCGATCAGCGTGAAGCTGCTGATCACGCTGGTGGCGGCGCCGGCGCTGGCGATGGCGACCAAGCGGGCGACGGAGGGCGTCCCCGGCGTGGGCAAGGTGGTACGCAAGGTGCCCAACGCGCTCTACGCCTCCGCCATCACCCTGGGCGTTGTGCTGTTGCAGAGATCAACCGAGGGCGTCGAGTGACTCGCGCTGCTGAAACTGCAATGTCGTCGGCTGTGTAGATGGAGCAGCGTATCTAGGATAGGTGTTGGTTCTTTACGGCTTGTGCGGTGAATTGATCTGTGTATCAATTCGATGTGATTTATCCTGGATTTGGGACAAATAGTTGTGGATCCTTGTGAATTGTCTTGCTTTTTTACCT
This portion of the Zea mays cultivar B73 chromosome 2, Zm-B73-REFERENCE-NAM-5.0, whole genome shotgun sequence genome encodes:
- the LOC100284204 gene encoding EF hand family protein — translated: MGQAWGNLQDRLQGRRWKEHQVRKITDKVFDRLTEDAQKRDKEALRFEEVYIAVLCVYNDINKYLPGPHHDPPSKEKLRAMMEEYDVNLDGLLDREEFAEFIRKLTADSLCSISVKLLITLVAAPALAMATKRATEGVPGVGKVVRKVPNALYASAITLGVVLLQRSTEGVE